Genomic window (Bombus pascuorum chromosome 8, iyBomPasc1.1, whole genome shotgun sequence):
ATGCAAAaggataataattatttttattacgtactagacataataataataatttattgaatattatacaagATGTTCATTCAACTTgatgaattaaaatacatgtcctttttaattattactaacTGTACCAATAAAATGATGCGGAAATGAAGTTTAAAATAGGAAGATTTTTTCTAAATCATGGTTTTTTTCACTAAACTTCACGATCATccatattttcttaataagaTGATATACtcttttataaagaataaaaagttattagtaAAGAATTGTTCGAGtacagttttattaaaaaactagtttaatataaaaacttATGAAAAGTATACATAGCCTCAAAGAACCATTCGACGcggaaatatttaataattcatttcgacaaatcattaaaatatgtttagcgtatataaaatttatgtatcgGTATAGCACCCAGTTGAAAATTGTCGTAACACaggaataatatatttttacgtaattattattaatttacattcgtTTCTGTTCtaattcaaaaaattcatTGTATTAGCTGTTAtgattgattaattttttttttatgcgtcatataataaaagaagtagaataaaaaatcACAAAGAGATGTACcacttaaaatatttgttataagctaataatgtTGCCATCCAAAACAATTCATACATGATAAATTATCGATCAAATTACGtgacttattaatataataacgaataataaacaaacctaacatttttttatgtacACTATTATTAATACCATGACACGGATATAAAGATAATGAAAACAAATCTCTCTCCTACAACTCCAGGAACTTAGTTCTATTCcattatcgatattttgattattcacagtaaaatttttttacatcaaCATTCATAGCAGTGTCAGAAAAAGGTTTATTTATGAATAGgatcttttaaaatactttgatgtgaatattacctgattatacttaaaaacgaaaacggataGTTAAAATCGACCTTAAACTATGCAGTGCTCTCAAGCTCCTTGTGtaaaaaagtttcaatatCCACTCGACATATAGGACAGCGTTTATTAGTACATAACCACTGATCGACACAGTCTATGTGAAATAAATGCATACATGGAAGCCTcctgtataaaaagaaacaatattagaaaaatataatttgtggaaaattaattgctgaaattaatttacattacgTATGAGAATTAATTTGTACCTGACACTTTCGCAGTCTTCGAATTCGGATAAACATATAGTACACTTTTCAATAGCGTCTTCGCTATTTTCGACTTTTTTCTCctataaaacgagaaaatgtCACGAAGTAAGGATGATATGATATTGAACATATACGtcaatttttacgtaatttacCCGTTTGTACTTATGACGGAATGTGTGACTTTCTATTGACTCTTGTGTAGCTCCGCAACTAATAGCGGCCATGCGTCGTAGGTCAACAAGGCGCATATAATTCTCAAGTTGCGCCGACATTTGACGCGCTGGGTGCAGCAAACCCAAAGATGGAAATGGCATCATGTCGTGAGCATCAGATCCTTGCTGCGTGAAACGCATCTGCATTACATaacaagtataaaaatatatagaattcaGAGTACTGTGTTTGAGAGCATACCAAATGAAGATGTTGTAACCAATTGATATGAATATGGTGTCTATGTTGTGGACCGGATGGTCTTCGATGAGGACCATAATGATGATACATATGATGTACATAAGGATGAACTGGCATTGAAGGCAGCATAATTGGTTGCGTTGGTAATTGGCCACTCAAAGAACTTTCCTAAAcacaaaaagaatataaatcaataatgataaaatttaatagaaacgaaaaggaaataaatgataaattcattgtaacattaaaattatacgtataatacaaATCTTGAATGTACTGAATTACCTGAATTATTTCGGGACAAGGCGGGCTAACGCTTGGTGGCCTTCTAGCCTCTGGATGACTATAAACAGTAGGTTGTTGTGGTGGTGGCAAAATTGGAGGcgggaaataattttctccaAATGTCATGTTTTCTGCACCGTTGCAACGATTATTCACAGAATTAGCATTTCCATTGTTACACGTATGTTGGCTTGCTTGATGCACATGAGGATTGCACGGCGTTgtactacaaaatataaaaagtattgtaTGATGtgaaatttccaatatttattgtaatactaACGTGTGATGTGTTGAAAATCTTGGATGAAGACTCCGCCTATGTACTTCTTGTACACGTTGTTGCATCCTCCATAGTCTTTCTTGTACTGGATGCATACGTGGTCTTAACATTCCTGTAGAAGCATCTATAAAGAAgaacaaattcgaaataacatcactgaaaattttgttagtctttcttttaatttttttaccaTACCTGCACCTGGTATTTGGTTATATCTTACAGGTATAACAGGAATTGGAATTCTATAATTATGGTGTATACATCGACCATGATATATATGGTCATGCAAGCAATAAGTGTTGTGCCCactgtaaaaaaattattaaaatcagtaataaaacgtattacacataaaataatttattattcataccTAGGTACATAGTCTGTAGTAGTCGGAGTTACTACCGAAGTTGTAGGAGTAGGAGGTGTATGTTCTTCATCTGATTCCACAGTTAAATCAACTACAGTTACTGGACGATTACCTTCCTCATTATTTTGTGCAGAATTCTGCtgttaaaatatagtaaagCTCTTTGTATCTTAAACTCTTaacataaattacatttttaaataactcaacataataaagttatttcaccttattattatgatttacTGAAACAAGAACTTCAACTGATCCATCTTCATCATCACTACTAGTAGCATCATCACTACTCGAGGACCAATCTAATTGTAGATCAGGTGCTGATGGTGTATCATCATTTTCTATCCAATATAAAGTgaaactatataaattatctgtttattacttttactCATATATTATTCATGTGAAACAAAAACCATACTTGTTGCATGTGTAGAATGTTGCTGAGAATTAATTGTATTTGGCAAAACTGAGTGATACAAAGTATTGACTTCATTGGCACTGtcattttccatattttgcataactctgtttaaaacattttcattaataattattgatcTAACTAAGTACAAATCTAGCACAAAAAAACTTCAaacttaattttaaattcatactTGTTAGAAACTCCATCTGATGATCTAGATGGTCCAGCTACACCCAAATTATCAGAGTGTTGGTTGTTGAATGATTTACGGTCTtcattttttctacttttatgtTTTACTGGAGGATCACGTTCGTGTAATATTCCTCCTGATGTTTCAGACCCACGTAGATAAGTTccaaaaacaaaattactgTCTGAAGTAGTATGATGAGATGGATTTACATAAGGATTAATAGGAACCACATCTAAATCTTCTACATCACTTTCTGCAAATAAGTGATCATATTCCATTTCGTTGCCtagaatgaaaaaattcaatattgaagttatttatgtttcctttgtatgtaatttattttcgtgtgaatcattttatatgcatttaaccttattaaaaacataatttaacaAACTCCATTATTGTTTTATCTAGAAGAAATTCAGtactaaaaatatgaaaaaatgaattaatatatGTCTTATATCATTATTTCATCTCTACCTGAATTAAATCTTGGTTGTGGAGAAGGATCAACTGTAGATGTAAAAGCTGTATCAAATATATCTGCTAAAGAAGTAGAATTTGCTTCCATAGAGGAAGTTATAGATTCTGCatgatacaaattattttgttcGTCTGATTTAGTTTTACACCAAATATTTTCAGAACTTGCATTTTCTTCCATCCtgtttgataaattcaattaattatcattaacataaaacgttaatggaaaaatatcactataaaatgtaaaataattgaaataaattaaataaaatactaaatgattgaaaaaaattatatattccgGCAAAGAATATAgacatattttctttatttctcaaTGACAGAACTTTCATTTCTCTTAAAACAAATACACtctaaatatataacaatatcttaataataatagtctTTTAtcgtaatgaaaataattcgatgACACGTAATAcataacgtatatatatatatatatatacatgtatatatgtatatatccatatacatattatatatatatactaaggAATTTTTGTGCTATATATGAACAATGTAActaatataactttttaaattcaaaaatataattttctgcaATTACggttgaaattatatttgaaaccTTCGgcatttgaaataatttttattgttccCTTTCATAGATGCTTGTTGGAATGGTATCACGAAAGAATGGAAACGAAAAACTAGAAACTGTAAGAGCGTATACCTTGCAATTCCTTCGATGGTTTTGTAAAACGGTAAGGCTCTCTTCACCACGTCATTTTtatcaagatatttattttctatgcatCACTGTCATTTATGTCGTTCTATCTATGCCCATCGATGTTAACTTCGTAATCGAATcactacaaattttaataaactattCGATccatatgaaaaatttgtgtataattaaattcttatatcagcaataacaataaaatcgaaaaagaatttatgtaGACTTTCTTTCAGTAATCTACATTTGGCAACTATGATACCATCAATCGTAACTTTCATTAACTACGCTCACTTTTTCGGTGGCCTCCGTTGATTATACAGCATGCTaccttttctttctataaaactactactatatttattaccaATTATCGGAGCATGAAGTCGATTATCTATGTGATACTAATTCTTTTACGATGTATTGGTTTAAGTTTCTTCCTTcattattctaattttatatttttattttaaacgtatgTATCTGACAAAAGACGAATAACTCTGGCACGATCTTATAATTAGGTGTCGTCACTTATATACCAGAAGCATAGAAGAAACCGTCCGAACACTAAGTCGTGAAAATCAACATGAAAGACAAGAAAGTTTACGTTCTGCGCATGCATGACATGCTATGAAGGTCCTTAGAAAGAGATGGAGACATTCTACTCACCTGTGTCCGTCTCGCAAGAACGAGAACTTTGTTGTCTTCCATGTTGATGTTTCATGACTCAACTTTCGGTCGGTTTTCCCTAGCGAGTGTCGCGATCTGTTTATATGACCACGAAGTCTAgtgtatattttaaagatataaatagagACAAAGCTAATCCCCTATATTTTTAgcaacgaaagagaaagaagttGCGAAATTGCGGAAATTtgtcattaatatttaacttctaaattatatgaaatctATATATCTAATTAGAATTTAAAGTATATCTCATTACTtcagtataaaatatatcgcaTTATTTCAGATAGAAATgttatatcaaaaataaagaaaagaaaatagaatttaaaaataaatgagaaaCTATAGaagtatttatttctaatgtttaataataaagaaatgacAACTATTTGATTGTTCTGGCATGTCTAAAATAACGTACAAGATTAcctagtaataaaatttttgcgTTGAAAATTAgcttgaagaaaatattttatagaagaatGGACCAATCAGTTTGATGTTCAATGTTCCTGTCATTTGACAAGTTCATAGCGAATCTGGAGCATTAGATATACTTAAACTATATGTACATGCGCTAAGTAAGTACAATTCGtccgtgtattttctttcgaacTTGACCTCGCTCGTCCGCTGTGGTAGTCCTCTAATGGTGATCCTCTAATAATCCAATTTCGTTTATTGACTATCTTAAGAGAAACATCAATTAAAAGAATGGCTGTGGCTATCagaacattttcaaaattcacaGGTAAGATGAGAATaatcgttcgatatttttcaatgttaaaAGGAGACCTTtgtatatttcgaaatataattGTGACATGTTTGTGAGATATCGTAATATTTCACGCCCATTTCTCGTGATActcatattctattattttttttaactaaaaatactttaaataagTTCCATTTATGttatcattttcaattatataagGACATATGTAATTTTGcataacttaatatttttgacaATATATGGTTTTAACTCAGTAGATTTAACAATcttaactattaattaaacattatataattccATATTAAGTCTTTGTCTATTTCACATACTTGTACTTTGTAACAGAAGCttcataattcttttctttttatcatattttatttatatcacaCATATTAATGTGATTTTATACAACTATTAAACACAATGGCATAGTTGttttaatatgttaattaatCTGCTCTATCAGAATAAGTGTCATACTAATCATTggataatatacaattaatgaACCTTGACCCAAAAGTtaagaaatttgatattatccCTATAAATAACATCTATTTGCAAATAATGTTTAAAGCAATGCCATAAAACCTTTTTATGccataaaatatgtattattttattattattacattttttacaaagaaGGTAGAAGTATATTAATACCTACATTCTTTTAAAATCTCATTTCTTAAAGAAATgttcaacaaaaaaaaaatcgtttcttttatgTTTCAGTCAGAAACTGTGGTAATTTATTACGTACCCAAATAAGGTTTAACTATGTAGATACtaggaaaaatttaaaaattgattccaATACCAAAGTTATATGTCAAGGTTTCACTGGCAAACAGGGGACATTTCATTGTCAACAGGCCATTGAATATGGTACTAAAATAGTAGGTGGTGTTAACCCCAAGAAGGCTGGTACAGAACATCTTGGAAAACCAGTTTATAAAAGTGTGAAGGAGGTGGGAAAATAAcgttcattttatattttatatatttataaatgtattaattgTGCTTTTCTTTTAGGCAAAGGAAGCTACAGGTGCTACTGCAACTGTAATTTATGTTCCTCCTCCAGGTGCAGCTGCAGCTATTATGGAGGCAATAGATGCAGAAATGCCATTAATTGTATGTATTACCGAAGGTATTCCACAACATGATATGGTCAAAGTTAAAAGACGACTTTTGGAACAAAACAAATCTCGTTTAATTGGACCAAATTGTCCAGGAATAATAGCTCCAGAGCAGGTGCagatatttaatacttaacagtatttaaaaatttgtattttacatacaaattatatgcaaatttttaaattcaaatctaTAACTATGTTAATACATATCTATATGATAACATATAACAGATATCTATTTGTAGTGTAAAATAGGTATTATGCCAGGACATATACatcaaaaaggaaaaattggtATTGTGTCAAGATCAGGAACATTAACATATGAGGCTGTAAATCAAACAACCCTTGTAAGTGAATGATATCCCTTTTgcttaaagaatataattcttttttaaattatacaacaaaatagttttttagaataattttgtaataagaaactgtaagaaaaattttctttaaggCTGGTCTTGGGCAAACACTTTGTATTGGAATTGGAGGTGATCCATTTAATGGAACAGACTTTATCGATTGTTTGGATGTATTCCTTAGGGACCCAGACTGTGATGGTATTATAATGATTGGTGAAATTGGCGGCAGCGCAGAAGAATCAGCGGCAGAATATCTCATTCAAAATAATACTGTTGGTTGTTCTTCTAAGTTACTGGTACCCAAATCCTCATCCTATCTTAACTCACCGTTCCTTATATTCCAAGAATCGTTCTATATCCTTATAAGTGCAATTCATTTTTAAGTATTATCGTATACGAATATAATATGTCTGTTATAATCGTAGGGAGGTAAAGCTAAACCAGTAGTGTCGTTTATTGCTGGTATTACTGCTCCACCCGGTCGAAGAATGGGACACGCCGGAGCTATCATTTCAGGCGGAAAGGGAGGCGCtcaagataaaattaatgcaCTCGAAAAGGTATTGACTTATTTgctatttacaataaaaccCACATTTTCgttatgataaatataaatatcgttttactttatttaggCCGGTGTAATAGTTTCAAGGAGCCCTGCGCAAATGGGAAATGaacttttaaaagaaatgaCACGTCTTGGCTTGGTTTGTAATTAAAGACACATGCCactataaatatacatatgtagttTGCTTCATATGGATGTATCTTCATACAATAAATTGAAAGTATAAACAATGCTAGGACCGTCTAAGAAATCGACAAAACGATATAATGCACTGAAATGTGCAAATTCATTAAATCATTGATAACAATGATTATGTTCATCAATATTGCGAGATTGCTCGATTATCTTATTCCTAAACAGAATACTTGCAAAGAAATATGACACTTTGttaaaaaactaaatttatGTTAACATTGTAcagtatttagaaaatatttttatcgatatagcttttattttaaaaattagcaaCCATCCAAAGATGCTATAAAAAGTATCTAACAATAACTGCCACTATTCTTCGTTACCATTTTTATTAAccagaaattataaatttttctatgctattaaatgataattttaagGAATAGTTATTTAAACTATATTGTTGTAAATTATACTAAAGCTATATCtgttataacaaataaagCTGTTATATATCCATAttgtaaaacaataaaaatctaaatatattaagcaaaatataaaaattaacctcttaaatatttttgtttattataaataaggaataaaaaactgtatttcttggaatatttttcaaactttctttcATGGTAAAAATCCCATTATTTGGTCTATAAATTTAGCAATATGTCTACttcttttattaacaaaagGTTTTAACTCAGTAAAATTCATGGCTTGTATAGTGTTTAACAAAGTTTTACaagtacaataatataaatgtttatctTCATAGAGTTGCTCGGCTAATTCTAATTGATGATTAcccattaaattttcatttgcaactacaattaaattttttctacaCTCTAAAGCATCTAAAATACTTCCTGCTCCTGCATGACTTATAATGAGATCAGCATTTTGTACATAGTTAATTATATCTGCgcttaaattgaaatattcaatattgaCAAAACCACAACGTGGGGTACAATCTGGTACAAATAACGTTCTGCCAACTTGCAAGATGATTTCATAATATCCTTTTGACGATAATacctaaaataatatatgtttaaaaaattgctctAAATTGGATTAGAGATTTACTActaaatgtttttataactTCATGTTAAGAACTGAAATTCTCATAATCTTTTACCTCTAAAACTTCTGAGCTAAGTACTGTCTCGATTAGTTCATCAAATTTGGTTGTGCCAACAGTAACAAATATCCTTTGTGTCAATTGtgtcattttaaatatttaaagatattatagactcgaatattaataagatCATATATCACTATCTTAATTGTTGTTCGtgcaataatatattgtttttcAACAATTCGgcaaaaatattcaacaatgTTATCAAATTAACATTTGTTCGATTTGTACGTATCAGAATTGTACCGACtgtatgaataaaaaataatttagaagaaaAACTGCGTGTTTGACGAAACAGTATTATGACGTCAGAAAATTCCAAGTTCCAAGTTCCATGTTTCTATCACATTGATTTGTTTACCGctacgaattttaataaaacatgccagccgaaagaaaaaataacgttttaacaTACGAAGGGtgtaattatttacgatatcGCTTATTATTGTCAACATTATCAGGCAAGCCTGTgcgaattacaaatattagaGTTAAAGATGACGATCCAGGAGTTAAAGGTTAGTTTAAACATATActtcttttgaaaatattcaaagatttaaatatattatatttttattattattaatatattcattatgtGTAGAGTATGAAGTCAGTTTTATTCGCTTATtggataaaataacaaatggatcaagaatagaattaaatgaaacaggaactaatttatattataacccTGGATTATTGTACGGTGGTGAATTAGAGCATGATTGTAGTGTACAACGAGGTATTGGTTATTATCTAGAAGGAATTATGATATTAGCtccattttgtaaaaaagCTGTGGATATAAAACTCAAAGGAATCACTAATAATACAATAGGTAACTAATCCTtcatgataaatttttaagcaCAGAACATTATCAGTTATTGTAATGGCAAACagctaaaaaattatatatatgtcatTGTATTTAAGATCCTTCTGTGGATAGACTAAAGGCATGTGCTGTACCTATATTAAAAAGGTTTCTGTCTGGTGATAATGAAGTTATCTTTACCATTAATAAAAGAGGAGCTGCACCTCTAGGTGGtggagaaattaaatttaaatgtccTCCTAGTCGTAATCTTAGAAGTATTCAAGTTAGTAGAAACCATATCTTctttattaaagtatttataatttataacttaaaaataaaaaagtgtaTATGTAGTTTCAAAATAGTGGAATGGTAAAAAGGATCAGAGGTACTGCATGTAACATACGTGTATCTCCTGCTATTGCTAATCGAATTGTGGAGTCTGCTAAAGGTGTACTGTTAAACTTCTTGCCAGATGTTTACATTTATACAGATCATTGTAAAGGTGCATCTAGTGGAAAATCACCAGGTATGTATTTAGTTGTTCAGTCATTAATAACgctaaatgtattaaatatcattaaaatatgaCAGGTTTTGGAGTAACTTTATCAGCTGAAACAACAACTGATGTTGTCTTTGGTGGAGAAGCATTTTCACCTCTAATGACAGCAGCTTCTTTGCCTTGTGTACCAGAAGATATTGGTAAAGAAGCAGCTATGAAATTAGTTGATGAAATTTACAGGTAAAGCAAGCATAACTAATGAATATACATcagataatgaaaatattatataaatatatatgattttaGAAATGGTTGTGTAGATTCAGCTTTTCAAGCCATGACTGCAATGTTTATGGCATTGGGTAGGaaagatatttctaaatttgtaACAGGGCCTTTATCACCAGCAATGTAAGTAGctgttttatacatttgtatttatCCTAAAATGATAAGACTGATGTATGATATTATCACAGGATACAATTTTTACGCGATTTAAGAGATTTCTTTggaattgtttttaaaatcGAGCCACttaaagaagaagatgaaatattaGAACAAGTTGTCTTAACTTGTATAGGTGTAGGATATACTAATATAAGTAAACGAACATTGTAAAATAGTATtgtacttattttttatatgtaccaattttaaaaatatatatgtttgtacatatttataatcttatttgtatattaaagaatattaaatattctacaacACAAATGTTTGTAACCGAATTGGTTTAGAAGGCCAAGCATGAAAAGATCCTGATTTTAAAGTGTTCCATAAGctttgataatttttagaCCACATTTTACAATCCAAATAAGTAATCTTTTTAGGATGTCTTATATTACAATCAGGGTGTCGATATTTATCACAAGTTTGCAAGAACATTTCAAAAAGAGCGCGTCTCGTTACAAGTAGATTActacctttctttttttttgtagctCCTTGTTTTCTACCCTCAACCGCTACTTCAGTAtcgctataaataaatatttattaaaaccaTATTGTTTAAAAACATAGCTTTATCagagaaaaagtaaatataaatatttaagtaaaagtaaatattaaagattaCCGATTTCTTACAGCACACCATATTATACTCGATGGACATGGATGTTTCCTCTCAGaatttttttgttgtttaaagTAAAGTTTACTTTGTACAATCTTTAGTTTACGTACTTTTTCGTTAAATCGTTTGTATAATCCACGTTCCATCGCCTCTAGGGAAAAAGGAGAATTGCCTCCAACTACAAtagtttccatttttattgGAGGTATCAATATTGATAAAAGTGATCCTTGTATTCCAAGTAAATTCCATCTAAAATCAGCAGATAAAgcttaattttcatattctataagaatactttttaatattgattGTAATATTACACAATTGTATTTACTTTGCTATTTTGTCTGAACAAGACAAACTAAGAGTAGGATTTCCTCTTCCCGGTTTAGTACGTAGCGGTCCAACCACGTGGTAGTTTATTCCGGGTAAATGAGGATCTTGGCATTTTTCGGATTTTATGCATTTTGCACCGGttctatatatatctttaattatttgtgtttcttttttatcggcATTTGATTCTATTGTTTCCACTCTGTTATTATAATcacattttatcatttttgttgGAGGTGCATCATCTTTATAGAAttcttctttcaaaaatatagaacaatCTCCACAAGGAGTTTGACTCgtaaagaaatgaaacgatattttatcgtttattttaatttttttttgatCATCTATTGTAAAAACATCACTTTTAGAGTCACTGAGTAAGAAATTGATTTGCtcatataaatatcttaaaaagGCACGCCTAACAAGAATTTCTGCATGAGAATCACTTAATCTGCAACCTTCATCATATACtttcgtatttattaaatctaattttccTAAGCATTTTGTGCCTGTAGCAAGAGCTACTAAAGTGAGTGAgctgtcctttttttttaacactaTGCCTGATAGCACAGTCCACTCCTTCTCTGATGGTTTACCATTCTTACCAagcttattatatttttctaaacaaagGTGTGCAATCTGATCTGCAAGATCTTCcatgcttttttttttattttatttgtatttaagcTATCTAATACACATTGGAAGGGTCCCAAGCATATTTATGTtgagatagagaaaataaagcTCTCATACTTTCTTCATCAATAACAAAATCTAGCTGTATATTGTCCCTTATATGTTCTTTCTTTACAGCTTTGGGAATGATGCCTGcaataatatcattaaatGATACATGATAGAAATATTcatcttaaaaaagaaaattattcacCAATTCCTTGTTGCAAAGcccaatttaataataattgcgCTGGTGATACATTAAGTTGAGTAGCTATTTTTACGACAATTGGATCTCTTAAAAGATTAGTACTGCTACTAGTTCCTAAAGAAGAATATGCTTGTACATGAATCCCTTTGTTATTGCAGtacttaattaattctttttgatGATAATGTGGATGTAACTCAAcctataatacaaaaatatatttaattttttaattaatataaattaaaatacaaattaaattcagGTACAATCGATTTACTTGATTAACACTTGGTGGtatatctttacaattttGCAATAATTCTTCTAGATGTTTGATTGTATAGTTGGATACACCTATGGATCTTATGAATCCTTGTTTCTTCAATTCTACTAATTTATCCCAAGTCTTTGCTCTTAAGCTTGGATTATTTGTTGAACTTTCTGAAATATAAGCTGCACCTGGCCAATGAATCAAGTACAAATCAATGTATGTCGTATTAAGTGCTTTAAGAGATCTTTGCACAGACTTTTCTATTCCTTTTGGATCTCCATGTTCACTTGGTGCTATTATAAACATatgattttgatatatttatatatatatttagtttttTAAGTTTAACATGCTTTATATTATCTAAAATCATTATTGATACATACAAAGCTtagttgtaataaatatatcactCCTTTGAAGATTATATTttggtaataaattttttagagCATAGCCAATATCTTCTTCATTTCGATACACTACAGCTGTAtctatatgtaataaataagaaa
Coding sequences:
- the LOC132909649 gene encoding uncharacterized protein LOC132909649; the protein is MNNATKNVLLSSGYTMPLVGFGTYKIQGRDIIYEVVDESLKVGFRSIDTAVVYRNEEDIGYALKNLLPKYNLQRSDIFITTKLSPSEHGDPKGIEKSVQRSLKALNTTYIDLYLIHWPGAAYISESSTNNPSLRAKTWDKLVELKKQGFIRSIGVSNYTIKHLEELLQNCKDIPPSVNQVELHPHYHQKELIKYCNNKGIHVQAYSSLGTSSSTNLLRDPIVVKIATQLNVSPAQLLLNWALQQGIGIIPKAVKKEHIRDNIQLDFVIDEESMRALFSLSQHKYAWDPSNVY